A single genomic interval of Fretibacterium sp. OH1220_COT-178 harbors:
- the selD gene encoding selenide, water dikinase SelD encodes MSCNDRSPACGEKQAALRRLTEMSRTSGUAAKIGPADLAQVLAGIPQVESDRVLATWSGGEDAALWTLDERRLGILTVDFITPVADDPYVWGQVAAANSISDVFAMGGRPIVALNIVGFPSKELGLDVLKRILEGGFERTRASGAFLVGGHSVQDEEPKYGLVVYGEVERDRIWRTVGGRPGDRLLLTKPIGTGIAVTAIKAGMVEDPRTAEEAVRWMTTLNDLPLRLPEALHRSIHAGTDITGFGLAGHILDMLSEGSVDCELVLPRIPVISGVKELADMGLVPEGAYRNREAYEERVDAMGDFSLSALDMLYDAQTSGGLLLAVAPSQAEDLLQFCRENGFERSAIIGTLTEGEGRIRAVP; translated from the coding sequence ATGTCCTGCAATGACCGCTCCCCCGCCTGTGGAGAGAAACAGGCCGCCCTGCGGCGTCTGACGGAGATGTCTCGAACCAGCGGGTGAGCCGCCAAAATAGGTCCGGCGGACCTGGCTCAAGTTTTGGCGGGGATCCCGCAGGTCGAAAGCGACCGCGTCCTCGCAACCTGGAGCGGCGGGGAGGACGCGGCCCTGTGGACGCTCGACGAGCGTCGGCTGGGGATCCTCACCGTCGATTTCATCACCCCGGTCGCCGACGATCCTTACGTCTGGGGACAGGTGGCCGCGGCCAACTCCATCAGCGACGTCTTCGCCATGGGGGGGCGGCCGATCGTGGCCCTGAATATCGTGGGGTTCCCCTCGAAGGAACTGGGGCTCGACGTCCTGAAGCGGATTCTCGAAGGAGGCTTCGAACGAACCCGAGCCTCGGGGGCCTTTCTCGTCGGCGGACACAGCGTTCAGGACGAGGAGCCCAAATACGGGCTGGTCGTCTACGGAGAAGTGGAACGGGACAGGATATGGCGTACCGTTGGCGGTCGGCCCGGAGATCGGTTGCTCCTCACCAAACCCATCGGCACGGGGATTGCGGTCACAGCCATAAAGGCCGGTATGGTCGAGGACCCGCGGACGGCCGAGGAGGCCGTCCGGTGGATGACCACTCTGAACGACCTCCCCCTCAGACTTCCGGAGGCTCTGCACCGGAGCATCCATGCGGGAACCGACATCACGGGTTTTGGACTCGCAGGACACATTCTGGACATGCTCAGCGAGGGGAGCGTGGACTGTGAACTCGTTCTCCCTCGAATTCCCGTCATCTCCGGCGTCAAGGAGCTCGCAGACATGGGGCTGGTCCCGGAGGGAGCCTACAGGAACCGGGAGGCCTACGAGGAACGCGTGGACGCCATGGGGGACTTTTCTCTTTCCGCACTGGACATGCTCTATGATGCACAGACCTCCGGCGGCCTTCTGCTGGCCGTAGCTCCAAGCCAGGCGGAAGATCTGTTGCAGTTTTGCCGCGAGAACGGTTTCGAGCGTTCCGCCATCATTGGAACCCTGACCGAGGGAGAGGGACGGATCCGGGCCGTGCCCTGA
- a CDS encoding pyridoxal phosphate-dependent aminotransferase, with protein sequence MRLAKRYREMRPPEMVRMFQTIERMEGVLNLSIGEPDFDTEPDIVEAAAKAGYDGFTHYPPLQGFLDVREAVCRYWERHHGLRADPGEVYMAVGGIQVAHLAFAALLDPGDEVLLVEPYFPPYVSQVEANGGVPVAVPTREENGFAPTVEDLKRAVTSRTRGLLLNSPCNPSGRVVPRRQLEEIAEFVGEHDLFVLSDEIYESLVFHGEHVCLATFPGMRERTVTMAGLSKSHCMTGWRLGYGIAPEALARTMTVIASSQTYGLNSLAQKAALYALDTQDAKVLERRAIFAERVASVAERLNAMKGVRCPPADGAFYLFPNISGSGLSSEDFSWRLLEEAKVATVPGSPFGRSGKGYIRIACTQSQDTLMRAMDAIEKFIDTL encoded by the coding sequence ATGAGGTTGGCGAAGCGTTATCGGGAGATGCGCCCCCCGGAGATGGTCCGCATGTTTCAGACGATCGAGAGGATGGAGGGGGTGCTGAATCTCAGCATCGGGGAGCCGGACTTCGATACCGAGCCGGATATCGTCGAGGCTGCGGCGAAGGCCGGCTATGACGGGTTTACCCACTATCCGCCCCTGCAGGGGTTTCTGGATGTCCGGGAGGCCGTGTGCCGCTATTGGGAGCGCCATCATGGGTTGAGAGCCGACCCCGGGGAGGTCTATATGGCCGTCGGGGGTATCCAGGTTGCGCACCTGGCCTTTGCGGCACTGCTCGATCCCGGCGACGAGGTATTGCTCGTGGAGCCCTATTTCCCGCCCTACGTCAGCCAGGTGGAGGCCAACGGCGGCGTGCCCGTCGCGGTTCCCACCCGAGAGGAGAACGGCTTTGCCCCTACGGTGGAGGACCTGAAACGCGCCGTCACGTCCAGGACTCGGGGATTGCTGCTGAACTCCCCCTGCAACCCCTCGGGGCGTGTGGTACCGCGCCGACAGCTCGAGGAGATCGCCGAGTTCGTAGGGGAACATGACCTGTTCGTCCTCAGCGACGAGATTTACGAATCTCTGGTTTTCCATGGGGAGCACGTCTGCCTGGCGACCTTTCCCGGGATGCGCGAGCGGACCGTCACCATGGCAGGCCTGTCGAAGAGCCACTGCATGACGGGCTGGAGGCTGGGATATGGCATCGCCCCGGAAGCTCTCGCCCGCACCATGACCGTCATCGCGTCCAGCCAGACCTACGGGCTGAACTCGCTTGCTCAGAAGGCCGCTCTTTACGCCTTGGACACTCAGGACGCCAAGGTCCTGGAGCGGCGCGCCATCTTCGCGGAGCGGGTGGCGAGCGTGGCCGAACGGCTCAACGCGATGAAGGGGGTTCGCTGTCCCCCTGCGGATGGGGCCTTCTACCTGTTTCCCAATATCTCGGGCTCGGGGCTTTCCAGCGAGGATTTCTCCTGGAGGCTGCTTGAGGAGGCCAAGGTTGCGACGGTCCCCGGAAGCCCCTTCGGGAGGAGTGGGAAGGGCTATATCCGTATTGCCTGCACGCAGTCGCAGGATACGCTGATGAGGGCGATGGACGCGATAGAAAAGTTTATCGACACTCTGTAG
- the gltA gene encoding NADPH-dependent glutamate synthase, protein MEHKTTEMLAKEAEAIWNDIHGKELTPKDRAAIPPQEMPSRDPHQRAREMGEVALGYTETQARVEAERCLNCKGAPCVKGCPVAVPIPEFISCIQKGDFKEAVDTIKRTNLLPAICGRVCPQEKQCQSYCTVGKMLKSVEKAVAIGRLERFVADWERANNKISVPTPAPDTGRKVAIIGSGPAGLTVAADVRRAGHEVVVFEAFQKTGGVMVYGIPEFRLPKEIVAKEVENLKKMGVTFHTNFLVGRTETLTGLLDREGFDAAFIGTGAGLPKFMGIEGENLIGVFSANEYLTRANMMKAYDFEHADTPLFKAKRVAVLGGGNVAMDSARMGYRLGAEKVYCIYRRTRSEMPARAEEVEHAFEEGVEFCFLQNPTRFIGDKDGKVCAVEVLDYELGEPDASGRRSPVAKPGTEHQIEVDAVVVALGNDSNPLMAKTTQGLDVTKKGNIIVDEKQRTSLARVWAGGDIVLGAATVILAMGEGRKAAASINEYLAGLGNK, encoded by the coding sequence ATGGAGCACAAGACGACCGAGATGTTGGCCAAGGAGGCCGAGGCGATCTGGAACGACATTCATGGCAAGGAACTCACCCCGAAGGACCGTGCAGCGATACCGCCTCAGGAGATGCCGTCCCGGGACCCGCATCAGAGGGCGCGGGAGATGGGAGAGGTGGCCCTGGGGTACACGGAGACCCAGGCGCGGGTGGAGGCGGAGCGTTGCCTGAACTGCAAAGGTGCACCCTGCGTCAAGGGATGCCCGGTGGCGGTCCCCATTCCGGAGTTCATCTCCTGCATCCAGAAGGGCGACTTCAAGGAGGCCGTCGACACCATAAAGCGGACGAACCTTCTGCCCGCCATCTGCGGCAGGGTCTGCCCTCAGGAGAAGCAGTGCCAGAGCTACTGCACCGTGGGCAAGATGCTGAAGTCCGTCGAAAAGGCCGTGGCCATCGGACGCCTGGAGCGCTTCGTCGCGGACTGGGAGCGGGCCAACAACAAGATCAGCGTCCCGACCCCTGCGCCGGACACGGGCCGGAAGGTCGCGATCATCGGATCGGGGCCTGCGGGCCTTACCGTTGCGGCCGACGTCCGCAGGGCGGGGCACGAGGTCGTGGTGTTCGAGGCCTTCCAGAAGACGGGCGGCGTCATGGTCTACGGGATTCCCGAGTTCCGTCTTCCCAAGGAAATTGTCGCCAAAGAAGTGGAGAACCTCAAAAAGATGGGGGTCACCTTCCACACCAATTTCCTGGTCGGACGCACGGAGACCCTGACCGGCCTGCTGGATCGGGAGGGCTTCGACGCCGCCTTCATCGGGACCGGAGCCGGGTTGCCCAAGTTCATGGGCATCGAGGGGGAGAACCTCATTGGCGTTTTCAGCGCCAACGAGTACCTGACCCGCGCGAACATGATGAAGGCCTACGACTTCGAGCATGCGGACACCCCTCTGTTCAAGGCCAAGCGCGTTGCCGTTCTGGGCGGAGGCAACGTCGCGATGGACTCCGCGCGCATGGGCTACCGTCTGGGGGCGGAGAAGGTCTATTGCATCTACCGCCGCACCCGGTCGGAGATGCCCGCCCGTGCCGAGGAGGTCGAGCACGCCTTCGAGGAAGGCGTCGAGTTCTGCTTCCTGCAGAACCCCACGCGTTTCATCGGCGACAAGGACGGCAAGGTCTGCGCGGTCGAGGTCCTGGACTACGAGCTGGGTGAGCCGGATGCCTCCGGGCGCCGCAGCCCCGTCGCCAAACCGGGCACGGAGCATCAGATCGAGGTTGATGCCGTGGTCGTCGCCCTGGGGAACGATTCCAACCCTCTGATGGCGAAGACGACCCAGGGGCTGGACGTCACGAAAAAGGGCAACATCATCGTCGACGAAAAACAGAGGACGAGCCTGGCCCGGGTCTGGGCTGGAGGCGATATCGTCCTCGGTGCCGCCACCGTCATCCTGGCCATGGGCGAGGGGCGTAAGGCCGCCGCGAGCATCAACGAGTACCTGGCAGGTCTCGGAAACAAGTAG
- a CDS encoding sulfide/dihydroorotate dehydrogenase-like FAD/NAD-binding protein, which produces MHTILEKRQLSQDVFYFRVKAPEIARNRKAGQFIIFQLDENFGERVPLTIADANAEEGWIALVAQAVGATTYKLSKLNVGDEIAAILGPLGSPTHIEKVGTVVCVGGGIGVAPMHPIAQAYKKAGNKVIVIIGARTKDLVIFEDEMRAIADELIVVTDDGSYGRKALVTVPLKELCESPEPPNEVIAIGPPIMMKFCAETTRPFGIHTMVSLNTIMIDGTGMCGGCRVTVGGETKFVCVDGPEFDGHKVDFDNMMMRMKAFKEPEQEANHKCRMGLDKTGA; this is translated from the coding sequence TTGCATACGATTTTGGAGAAGAGGCAGCTCTCACAGGACGTGTTCTATTTCAGGGTGAAGGCTCCCGAGATTGCGCGGAATCGGAAGGCAGGGCAGTTCATCATCTTCCAGCTGGACGAAAATTTCGGGGAGAGGGTTCCGCTGACCATAGCGGACGCCAACGCGGAGGAGGGCTGGATCGCCCTGGTCGCCCAGGCGGTGGGGGCGACGACCTACAAGCTCTCCAAGCTGAACGTCGGGGACGAGATCGCCGCCATTCTGGGGCCCTTGGGCAGCCCCACCCACATCGAGAAGGTCGGCACCGTCGTCTGCGTGGGCGGCGGCATCGGGGTCGCGCCCATGCACCCCATCGCCCAGGCCTATAAAAAGGCGGGCAACAAGGTCATCGTCATCATCGGAGCACGCACCAAGGACCTGGTCATCTTCGAGGACGAGATGCGCGCCATCGCCGACGAGCTCATCGTCGTCACGGACGACGGATCCTACGGGCGCAAGGCCCTCGTCACCGTTCCGCTGAAGGAGCTCTGCGAGAGCCCCGAGCCGCCCAACGAGGTCATCGCCATCGGGCCCCCCATCATGATGAAGTTCTGCGCGGAGACGACCCGTCCTTTCGGGATTCACACCATGGTGTCCCTCAACACCATCATGATCGACGGCACCGGAATGTGCGGCGGGTGCCGCGTCACCGTGGGCGGCGAGACCAAGTTCGTCTGTGTCGACGGACCGGAGTTCGACGGGCACAAGGTGGACTTCGACAACATGATGATGCGCATGAAGGCCTTCAAGGAGCCGGAGCAGGAAGCCAATCACAAGTGCCGCATGGGACTTGACAAGACAGGAGCGTAG
- a CDS encoding glucose-6-phosphate isomerase — MQEKSLLSLAYGAAFTGGNSNVAFTELDALTPRLQAADAWLRSNAAQGKEGFGWMDLPRRNVDNVQAMARWLATRESIVQVGIGGSALGNLMLHSALLPPCWNELPSSKRNAPRFFMADNVDSAENRAIWSLINPESTAIVVVSKSGSTAETAANFLFFWEKLRDTLGEAPARERVVVVTDKEKGILRPFVEEIGCKSLILPEDVGGRFSVLSCVGLLSAWALGIDCKELLQGANELDVLLGRTPSILENPAWILAGLNFLHMNKGRNINVLMPYADPLERFGEWFAQLWGESLGKGGKGSTPVRALGAVDQHSQIQLYTSGPDDKFYTILTVEQGKGDIAMPAAPERAFEKLSYLYGKSMDALRNFEAEATAAALHKVGRPVVSLSIPTLDPHRLGALIQFYEYVTAVTGYLMNINPFDQPGVEQGKNYTYGLMGRSGFESDAQEVRALSAKIGERIASF; from the coding sequence GTGCAGGAAAAATCCTTGTTGTCGCTTGCTTACGGCGCGGCCTTCACGGGAGGGAACAGCAACGTGGCATTCACGGAGCTCGACGCTCTGACGCCCAGGCTGCAGGCTGCAGACGCCTGGCTGCGCTCGAACGCAGCCCAGGGCAAAGAGGGATTCGGCTGGATGGACCTCCCCCGGCGAAACGTCGACAACGTACAGGCGATGGCCCGATGGCTGGCCACTCGCGAGTCCATCGTCCAAGTGGGCATAGGCGGGTCCGCCCTGGGAAATCTGATGCTCCACAGTGCCCTTCTTCCCCCCTGCTGGAACGAGCTGCCCTCTTCGAAGCGCAACGCGCCGCGATTCTTCATGGCCGACAACGTCGATTCCGCGGAAAACCGCGCGATCTGGAGCCTCATCAACCCGGAGAGCACCGCCATCGTGGTCGTCAGCAAGTCCGGGAGTACGGCGGAGACGGCTGCAAACTTCCTTTTCTTCTGGGAAAAGCTGCGGGACACCTTGGGCGAGGCACCGGCCCGAGAGCGGGTCGTCGTCGTCACGGACAAGGAAAAGGGGATTCTGCGTCCATTCGTCGAGGAGATCGGTTGCAAGAGCCTGATCCTGCCCGAGGACGTCGGAGGCCGTTTCTCGGTCCTCTCCTGTGTGGGGCTCCTCTCCGCCTGGGCCCTGGGCATCGACTGCAAGGAGCTGCTGCAGGGCGCCAACGAACTGGACGTTCTTCTCGGCCGGACCCCATCCATCCTGGAGAACCCTGCATGGATCCTGGCCGGGCTCAATTTCCTGCATATGAACAAGGGGCGCAACATAAACGTTCTGATGCCCTATGCCGATCCCCTGGAACGGTTCGGCGAGTGGTTTGCCCAGCTCTGGGGGGAATCTCTGGGCAAGGGGGGCAAGGGCTCCACGCCCGTGCGCGCCCTGGGAGCCGTCGACCAGCATTCCCAGATCCAGCTCTACACCTCGGGCCCGGACGACAAATTCTACACCATCCTGACCGTAGAGCAGGGCAAGGGGGACATCGCCATGCCGGCGGCGCCCGAGAGGGCCTTCGAGAAGCTCTCCTACCTGTACGGCAAGTCGATGGACGCTCTGAGAAACTTCGAGGCCGAGGCCACCGCTGCGGCCCTGCACAAGGTCGGCCGCCCCGTCGTCTCGCTCTCCATCCCTACCCTGGACCCGCACCGCTTGGGAGCGCTCATTCAGTTCTACGAATACGTCACAGCCGTGACGGGCTACCTGATGAACATCAATCCGTTCGATCAGCCGGGGGTAGAGCAGGGCAAAAACTACACGTACGGGCTTATGGGGCGTTCCGGCTTCGAGTCGGATGCCCAGGAGGTGCGTGCGTTGTCCGCCAAGATAGGCGAACGCATCGCCTCCTTCTGA
- a CDS encoding cytidylate kinase-like family protein — translation MGRLIVAISREFGSGGRLIGERLARELDLRFYDKALIALAARESGLAPEAFEEAECDAANKLLFNLSMGSSVVRDGLFWVEPPVGDRVFIAQSKAIERLAERGGCVIVGRCAAYLLRRNPDCLKVFVHGEREDRLRRIVGQYGVPEEEAEELLSRMDRGRANYYEHYTTSKWGAVHDFDLVVNTTALGVDLAVRLIRLAAEKKQGAERLEGDHF, via the coding sequence ATGGGGCGTCTCATAGTTGCCATCAGTCGGGAGTTCGGAAGCGGCGGGCGTTTGATCGGCGAACGGCTTGCACGGGAGCTGGACCTTCGATTCTACGACAAGGCTCTGATCGCCCTTGCCGCGCGGGAGAGCGGTTTGGCCCCCGAGGCCTTCGAGGAGGCCGAGTGCGATGCCGCGAACAAGCTGCTCTTCAACCTGTCCATGGGGAGTAGCGTCGTTCGGGACGGCCTGTTCTGGGTGGAACCGCCAGTCGGCGACCGTGTCTTCATTGCACAGTCCAAAGCGATAGAGCGTCTGGCCGAACGAGGCGGCTGCGTTATCGTCGGCCGGTGCGCAGCTTATTTGCTGCGCCGCAACCCCGATTGCCTGAAGGTCTTTGTCCATGGAGAAAGGGAGGATCGACTGCGCCGAATCGTTGGGCAGTACGGGGTCCCGGAGGAGGAGGCCGAGGAACTGCTGAGCCGGATGGACCGCGGACGTGCCAACTATTACGAGCACTACACGACCTCGAAATGGGGGGCGGTTCACGACTTCGACCTTGTCGTGAATACGACGGCCCTGGGGGTGGATTTGGCGGTACGGCTCATCCGTCTGGCGGCGGAGAAAAAGCAGGGAGCGGAGCGATTGGAGGGAGACCATTTCTGA
- a CDS encoding epoxyqueuosine reductase QueH — MTRGRMMLHICCAPDATVPVRELGAEGWEVTGFFYGSNIHPGEEYRRRLDALHVLRDHASFPLIAAPYRPQDWFGRMRGLLEEPEGGARCTACFLLQLEAAAVAARMAGCGHLCSSLTISPHKDVPRILRLGDEVCTRHGLRWDPRVWRKRDGFLRSLKLSGELGLYRQNYCGCLPSLSGRELSGEVEAAPLMKGA, encoded by the coding sequence ATGACGCGAGGGCGCATGATGCTCCACATCTGCTGCGCGCCTGACGCCACCGTACCGGTGCGTGAGCTTGGGGCGGAGGGATGGGAGGTCACGGGTTTCTTCTATGGCTCCAATATCCATCCGGGCGAGGAGTACCGGCGGCGCCTCGACGCGTTGCACGTCCTGCGGGACCACGCGTCCTTTCCCCTCATTGCAGCCCCCTATCGTCCTCAGGATTGGTTTGGCCGGATGCGGGGGCTCTTGGAGGAGCCGGAGGGCGGGGCACGTTGCACGGCCTGCTTTCTCCTTCAGTTGGAGGCGGCAGCCGTCGCCGCCCGGATGGCGGGGTGCGGGCATCTGTGTTCCAGCCTGACGATCAGTCCGCACAAGGATGTCCCAAGGATCCTCCGTCTGGGAGATGAGGTCTGTACCCGTCATGGACTGCGCTGGGACCCGCGCGTCTGGCGGAAACGGGACGGCTTTTTGCGCTCGTTGAAGCTGTCCGGAGAGCTGGGGTTGTACCGGCAAAATTACTGCGGTTGTCTTCCGAGCCTGTCGGGACGTGAGCTCTCCGGAGAAGTCGAGGCGGCCCCTCTCATGAAAGGGGCTTGA
- a CDS encoding transketolase → MSLPHLHRFSVPSLSAEQTASLETAARLARINAVTMVAAANSGHPGGAFSSMEMFLTVYGVADLTPENCSGLDRDYVVVSHGHTSAGVYAALAAWGFFDAEEAVAHFRRCGSVFQGHVERDVPGVDWGTGNLGQGLSAGVGFALAQRARGHDGRVYVLMGDGGQTKGQLAEARRTAAKEGLRNLVALVDWNGIQISGQLDEVMPFDLRALWEADGWEVVECDGHSFPALYEALRGAGSRGRPTVLLCRTVMGWQGGIMEGTHDYHGKAPQGEVYEAVVKGLEGDPRLLEMALARRKTPASFTGRKVALPVPVLDLGEPQTYGETKADNRGAFSRALVDVGRLNCGREGRTPLLVFDCDLAPSVMTNGFRKECPSYFVQCGIQEHSTATASGAAAAAGVVAVWADFGVFGIDEVYNQQRLNDINHAGGKTVLTHVGLDVGEDGKTHQCIDYVGLLRNTFGWKLVVPADPNQTDRATRWMLGTPGSICLAMGRSKIDIVADESGAPVFAGSYRFEYGRAIRVRKGADGAIFALGAMTQPTLAAARLLAERGLEVSVWSVSCPLEVDRAALEEGCATGHILTVEDHHAGSGMGSLMALEMMRLGLSARFEALGVTRYGDSGTAADVYAAMGLNAEGIAQAFGRLRS, encoded by the coding sequence ATGTCCCTGCCCCACCTGCATCGTTTTTCGGTCCCCTCGCTGTCCGCAGAGCAAACTGCTTCCCTGGAGACGGCGGCGCGCTTGGCGCGGATCAACGCCGTGACCATGGTGGCGGCCGCCAACAGCGGGCATCCTGGGGGAGCCTTTTCCAGCATGGAGATGTTCCTGACCGTCTACGGCGTCGCCGACCTCACTCCGGAGAACTGCAGCGGACTGGACAGAGACTATGTCGTCGTCTCGCATGGACACACGTCGGCCGGCGTTTATGCCGCCCTTGCCGCATGGGGTTTTTTCGACGCGGAGGAGGCGGTCGCCCACTTTCGGCGTTGCGGAAGCGTCTTTCAGGGACATGTGGAACGCGACGTCCCGGGCGTCGACTGGGGAACGGGGAATCTTGGGCAGGGGCTCTCCGCGGGAGTGGGCTTTGCCCTGGCCCAGAGGGCGCGCGGGCATGACGGGCGGGTCTACGTCCTGATGGGGGACGGTGGCCAGACGAAGGGACAGCTTGCCGAGGCGAGGCGTACGGCGGCCAAAGAAGGGCTCAGGAACCTCGTGGCCCTGGTGGACTGGAATGGGATTCAGATATCGGGGCAGCTCGACGAGGTCATGCCCTTTGACCTGAGGGCTCTCTGGGAGGCGGATGGCTGGGAGGTCGTGGAGTGCGACGGACACTCCTTCCCCGCGCTCTACGAGGCGCTGCGCGGCGCCGGGTCCCGAGGGCGTCCCACGGTGCTGCTTTGCCGGACCGTGATGGGCTGGCAGGGGGGGATCATGGAGGGCACTCACGACTACCACGGGAAGGCTCCTCAGGGCGAGGTGTACGAGGCCGTCGTCAAAGGTTTGGAGGGGGATCCCAGGCTCCTGGAGATGGCGCTTGCGCGACGAAAAACTCCCGCCTCCTTTACAGGCAGAAAAGTCGCATTGCCCGTTCCCGTCCTGGATTTGGGGGAGCCCCAGACGTACGGTGAGACGAAGGCGGACAACCGCGGGGCATTCAGCAGGGCTTTGGTCGATGTGGGGCGCCTGAACTGCGGCCGGGAGGGGAGGACGCCCCTTCTGGTGTTCGACTGCGATCTTGCTCCCTCCGTCATGACAAATGGGTTCAGGAAGGAATGCCCATCGTATTTTGTGCAGTGCGGCATCCAGGAGCACTCCACGGCCACGGCCTCCGGGGCCGCCGCCGCCGCCGGGGTCGTAGCCGTCTGGGCGGATTTCGGGGTTTTCGGAATCGACGAGGTCTACAACCAGCAGCGTCTGAACGATATCAACCACGCGGGAGGAAAGACCGTGCTGACCCACGTGGGCCTGGACGTCGGCGAGGACGGCAAGACGCACCAGTGCATCGATTATGTGGGCCTGTTGCGCAACACCTTCGGCTGGAAGCTTGTGGTCCCGGCCGATCCCAACCAGACGGATCGTGCGACGCGTTGGATGCTGGGTACGCCGGGGTCCATCTGCCTGGCGATGGGACGCAGCAAGATCGATATCGTGGCCGATGAGAGTGGAGCTCCGGTTTTTGCAGGGAGCTATCGTTTCGAGTACGGTCGGGCAATTCGGGTGCGGAAGGGTGCGGATGGGGCGATCTTCGCCCTGGGGGCGATGACTCAGCCCACCCTTGCGGCTGCTCGTTTGCTGGCCGAACGGGGCCTTGAGGTCTCGGTCTGGAGCGTCTCCTGTCCTCTGGAGGTGGATCGGGCCGCTCTGGAGGAGGGCTGTGCCACAGGACACATCCTCACCGTCGAGGATCATCACGCGGGGAGCGGCATGGGGTCTCTGATGGCCCTGGAGATGATGCGCCTGGGGCTTTCGGCGCGCTTTGAGGCTTTGGGGGTGACCCGCTACGGGGATTCGGGGACGGCTGCGGACGTCTATGCCGCAATGGGCCTGAATGCCGAGGGAATTGCCCAGGCCTTCGGCCGCCTGAGGAGCTGA
- a CDS encoding bleomycin resistance protein, with product MRFCALIPELSVRDLDRSKGFYVGLLGFRVEYGRAEDKFLFLSLGEAQIMLEEVNGHWDTGVLDYPLGRGVNFQISVDDLEPILCRLNQACVPLFREPRVSSYRVGDEFVREREFLVQDPDGYLLHFSQEMP from the coding sequence ATGAGATTCTGTGCCCTGATTCCGGAGCTGTCCGTACGGGACCTTGACCGTTCCAAGGGCTTTTACGTCGGCCTTCTTGGGTTTCGGGTGGAGTACGGGCGCGCGGAGGATAAATTTTTATTTCTGTCTCTGGGCGAGGCCCAGATCATGCTGGAGGAGGTCAACGGCCACTGGGATACGGGGGTTCTCGACTATCCTCTCGGGAGGGGCGTGAACTTTCAGATCAGCGTGGATGATCTCGAGCCGATTCTGTGCCGGCTGAATCAAGCATGCGTTCCCCTGTTTCGAGAGCCCAGGGTGAGTTCATACAGGGTCGGCGACGAATTCGTCCGTGAGAGGGAGTTCCTCGTCCAGGATCCGGACGGCTACCTTCTCCATTTTTCTCAGGAGATGCCGTAG
- a CDS encoding TfoX/Sxy family protein has protein sequence MSESLSALPNIGAVLEEQLNRVGVRTPETLRRLGSREAWLRIRDIDPTACLHKLQALEGAVRGVRKNELPESAKNELRTFFEAYRISGAK, from the coding sequence ATGAGCGAATCACTTTCCGCTCTGCCCAATATCGGAGCGGTGCTGGAGGAACAGCTGAATCGTGTGGGAGTGCGGACGCCGGAGACGCTGAGACGCCTCGGGAGCCGCGAGGCCTGGCTGAGGATCCGGGACATCGACCCCACGGCCTGCCTGCACAAGCTTCAGGCCTTGGAGGGAGCGGTCCGCGGCGTCCGGAAAAATGAACTTCCCGAGTCGGCCAAGAACGAGCTGCGGACTTTTTTCGAGGCGTATCGGATAAGCGGGGCGAAATGA
- a CDS encoding glycerophosphodiester phosphodiesterase family protein translates to MLNIAHRGFKGSFPENTMLAFEKALEAGADGIEFDVHLARDGEVVIIHDERVDRTTNGTGRVQDHTSRELAALNAAALYPELSPQRVPTLRDYFGFVRDRDVVTNVELKTGVYWYEGIEDRVYGLIREFGLRDRIIVSSFNHRSIMRMKALDPAVVCGLLVDCWLLNPADYVFDSIRELGAALGSRSDLRAGG, encoded by the coding sequence TTGCTGAACATCGCGCATCGTGGCTTCAAGGGGAGCTTCCCCGAGAATACGATGCTCGCCTTCGAGAAGGCCCTCGAGGCAGGAGCGGACGGCATCGAGTTTGACGTCCACCTCGCGAGGGATGGCGAGGTCGTCATCATCCACGACGAGCGGGTGGACCGGACTACGAACGGTACGGGACGCGTCCAGGACCATACCTCCCGCGAATTGGCCGCTCTGAACGCCGCGGCACTGTACCCCGAGCTGTCGCCCCAGAGGGTTCCCACCTTGAGGGATTATTTCGGGTTCGTCCGCGACCGGGACGTCGTAACCAATGTGGAGCTCAAGACGGGCGTGTACTGGTACGAGGGAATCGAGGATCGGGTGTATGGGCTGATTCGGGAGTTCGGCCTGAGGGACCGCATCATCGTCTCCTCCTTCAATCACAGAAGCATTATGAGGATGAAGGCTCTGGATCCGGCGGTCGTATGCGGCCTGCTGGTCGATTGCTGGCTCTTGAACCCGGCCGACTACGTCTTCGATTCCATCCGAGAGCTCGGAGCAGCTCTAGGCTCGCGTTCGGATCTCCGGGCAGGCGGTTGA